One Phyllostomus discolor isolate MPI-MPIP mPhyDis1 chromosome 10, mPhyDis1.pri.v3, whole genome shotgun sequence genomic window carries:
- the ZNF800 gene encoding LOW QUALITY PROTEIN: zinc finger protein 800 (The sequence of the model RefSeq protein was modified relative to this genomic sequence to represent the inferred CDS: inserted 1 base in 1 codon): MPLRDKYCQTDHHHHGCCEPVYILEPGDAPLLQQPLQTSKSGIQQIIECFRSGTRQLKHILLKDVDTIFECKLCRSLFRGLPNLITHKKFYCPPSLQMDDNLPDVNDKQSQAINDLLEAIYPSVDKREYIIKLEPIETNQNAVFQYISRTDNPTEVTESSSIPEQTEVQIQETSTEHSKTVPVPVTEMETVEPPPVEIVADEVAPTSDEQPQESQADLETSDNSDFGHQLICCLCRKEFNSRRGVRRHIRKVHKKKMEEXKKYIETRKNPNQSSKGRSKNILVPLSRSCPVCCKSFATKANVRRHFDEVHRGLRRDSITPDIATKPGQPLFLDSVSPKKSFKTRKQKSSSKAEYNLTACKCLLCKRKYSSQIMLKRHMQIVHKITLSATNSKREKGPNNTANSSEIKVKVEPADSVESSPPSITHSPQNELKGTNHSNEKKNTPAAQKNKVKQDSESPKSTSPSAAGGQQKTRKPKLSAGFDFKQLYCKLCKRQFTSKQNLTKHIELHTDGNNIYVKFYKCPLCTYETRRKRDVIRHITVVHKKSSRYLGKITASLEIRAIKKPIDFVLNKVAKRGPSRDEAKHSDSKHDGTSNSPSKKYEVADVGIEVKVTKNFSLHRCNKCGKAFAKKTYLEHHKKTHKANASNSPEGNKTKGRSTRSKALVCLGKPSPRSAAAPRSAAPGSRCPSVAAAVTTRQAAASCRPKLRGGAARERQLAARGLRKPAPP, translated from the exons ATGCCTTTAAGGGACAAATACTGTCAGACTGACCACCATCATCACGGATGCTGTGAACCAG TTTATATCCTGGAACCTGGAGATGCTCCTTTGTTACAGCAACCACTACAGACATCCAAATCTGGTATTCAACAAATAATTGAGTGCTTTCGATCAG gaACTAGACaacttaaacatattttattaaaagatgtGGACACTATTTTTGAATGTAAATTATGCCGAAGTCTCTTCAGAGGATTACCAAATTTAATTACCCACAAAAAATTTTACTGCCCACCAAGTCTCCAGATGGATGACA ACCTTCCTGATGTAAATGATAAACAAAGCCAAGCCATAAATGATCTCCTAGAAGCCATATATCCAAGTGTGGACAAGCGAGAATATATTATTAAACTAGAACCCATAGAAACTAATCAGAATGCAGTGTTTCAATATATTTCAAGGACTGATAATCCTACTGAAGTCACGGAGTCAAGCAGTATTCCTGAACAAACTGAAGTTCAAATACAGGAAACTAGCACTGAACACTCTAAAACAGTTCCCGTTCCAGTTACAGAGATGGAAACTGTAGAGCCCCCTCCTGTTGAGATCGTTGCAGATGAAGTTGCACCTACATCTGATGAACAACCTCAGGAATCACAAGCTGACTTAGAAACTTCTGATAATTCTGATTTTGGTCACCAGTTGATATGTTGTCTTTGTAGAAAAGAATTTAATTCCAGACGAGGTGTTCGTCGTCACATTCGAAAAGTACAcaagaaaaagatggaag cTAAAAAGTACATTGAAACACGAAAAAATCCAAACCAATCCTCTAAAGGACGTAGTAAGAATATTCTGGTTCCATTAAGTAGGAGTTGTCCAGTATGTTGTAAATCATTTGCTACAAAAGCGAATGTAAGGAGGCACTTTGATGAAGTTCATAGAGGACTAAGGAGGGATTCAATTACTCCTGATATAGCAACAAAGCCTGGGCAACCTTTGTTTCTGGATTCTGTTTCTcctaaaaaatcttttaagactCGAAAACAAAAGTCGTCTTCAAAGGCTGAATACAATTTAACTGCATGCAAATGCCTCCTTTGCAAGAGGAAATATAGTTCACAAATAATGCTTAAAAGACATATGCAAATTGTCCACAAGATAACTCTTTCTGCAACAAACTCTAAAAGAGAGAAAGGCCCCAATAATACTGCCAACAGttcagaaataaaagttaaagttGAACCAGCAGATTCTGTAGAATCTTCACCCCCTTCCATTACCCATTCTCCACAGAATGAATTAAAGGGAACAAatcattcaaatgaaaaaaagaacacaccggcagcacagaaaaataaagttaaacaagACTCTGAAAGCCCTAAATCAACCAGTCCGTCTGCTGCAGGTGGCCAGCAAAAAACCAGGAAACCAAAACTTTCAGCTGGCTTTGACTTTAAGCAACTTTACTGTAAACTTTGTAAACGTCAGTTTACTTCCAAACAGAACTTGACTAAACACATTGAGTTGCACACAGATGGGAATAACATTTATGTTAAATTCTACAAGTGTCCTCTTTGCACTTACGAAACTCGTCGAAAGCGTGATGTGATACGACATATAACTGTGGTTCATAAAAAGTCATCCCGCTATCTTGGGAAAATAACAGCCAGTTTGGAGATCAGAGCTATAAAAAAGCCCATTGATTTTGTTCTAAATAAAGTGGCAAAAAGAGGCCCTTCAAGGGACGAAGCAAAACATAGCGATTCAAAACACGATGGCACTTCTAACTCTCCTAGTAAAAAGTATGAAGTAGCTGACGTTGGTATTGAAGTAAAAGTCACAAAAAACTTTTCTCTTCACAGATGCAATAAATGTGGAAAGGCATTTGCCAAAAAGACTTATCTTGAACATCATAAGAAAACTCATAAGGCAAATGCTTCCAATTCAcctgaaggaaacaaaaccaaaggCCGAAGTACAAGATCTAAGGCTCTTGTCTG